TGGGTTAATGGTGGATAACAACGAACTGACCAACCAAGAAAACGAACTGCTCGAAAACGAAGAGGTGGAAGACACCGAGGAGATGGAGAGCTTTGCCGAGCTCTTTGAAAACAGCCTGAAAGACAGGGAGATCCGGCGCGGCAATGTCGTGCAGGGGACTGTCGTTCAGATCAATTCCGATTCCGTCATCGTCGATGTCGGCGGCAAATCGGAGGGCGTCATCAGCATCAGCGAATTTGCCGGCGAAGATGGTGAGATCGATATCAAGGTCGGTGATACTTTCGATGTCATGATCGAAAGTACCGAGAACGAGGCTGGTCTGATCAGTCTCTCGAAGGAGAAGGCCGACCGGCAGAAGGTCTGGGCCACTCTGGAAGAGGGGGCAGTCGTCGAGGGTCGCATCGCGTCCCGGATCAAGGGCGGACTGACCGTCGACATCGGGGTCAACGCCTTCCTGCCCGGTTCGCAGGTCGACTTGCGTCCGGTGCGCAATCTCGACAAGCTGATCGGCGAAACCTTCCAGTTCAAGATCATCAAGCTGAACAAGCGGCGGGGCAATATCGTTCTGTCGCGCCGGGTGCTGCTCGAGGAGGAGCGTGCCAGCCTGCGGGAAGAGACGCTGAAGGTGCTCGAGGAAGGCAAGGTGATGGAAGGCGTGGTCAAGAACCTGACCGACTACGGCGCCTTTATCGACCTTGGCGGCATCGACGGCCTGCTTCATATCACCGACATGTCCTGGGGACGGGTCAATCATCCCTCCGACATCCTCGCCGTCGGTGACAAGATCAACGTCAAAATTCTCAAGTACGACCAGGAGAAGGAGCGGGTCTCCCTCGGCCTGAAGCAGATTACGCCCGATCCCTGGCTGTCGGTTGCCGACAAGTACGAGATCGGCGCGAAAGTAGGCGGCAAGGTCGTCAGCCTGACCGATTACGGTGCCTTCGTCGAGCTCGAGGAAGGCGTCGAGGGCCTGATTCACGTTTCGGAGATGAGCTGGACCAAGCGGGTCAAGCATCCTAACAAGATCCTCAGCGTCGGCGATGAGGTCGAGTCGGTGGTTCTGGCCGTCGACACCGAAAACCGCCGCATTTCCCTCGGCCTGAAGCAGGTCGAACCCAACCCCTGGGATGTGGTCGGCGAGAAATTTCCGGCCGGTACCATCATCGAGGGACAGGTCAAGAATATCACCGATTTCGGTATTTTCGTCGGCGTCGATGAGGGCATCGACGGCCTGGTGCACATTTCCGATCTCTCTTGGACCAAGCGGGTCAAGCATCCCTCCGAACTTTACAAGAAGGGGGACGTTGTCAAGGCGGTTGTGCTCAGCATCGACCGCGAGAACGAGCGTTTCTCTCTCGGCATCAAGCAGCTGGTACCCGATCCGTGGACCGAGATTCCGCAGCGTTACTCTCCGGGGACCATCATCAAGGGCAAGGTGACCTCGGTAACCGATTTCGGCATCTTCCTGGAGCTTGAGGAAGGGATCGAAGGCCTGATTCACGTGTCCGAAATCAGCCACGAGAAGGTCGATACCCCGAAGAGCTTCGCCCAGGTCGGCGACGAGCTGGAAGCCTGCGTGCTCAACGTCGACACCCAAGATCGCAAGATTGCCCTTTCGATCAAGCAGCTCGACGAGCAGAAGCAGAAGGCCCAGATCAACGAACTGATCGGCGCCGAAAAGAGCGCCACCTCGAACCTCGGGGAACTTCTGCAGGGTGCTTTCGGCAAGGCCGGGGCCAAAGACAAGAAAGACTGATAAACCATCTGTGGGGGGACCGGTTGTACAGGGACCGGTCCCCCCGTCTCTTTTCGGTCGGGCCATCAGCCAGGGAACGGCCGAATTCTACGCCATGAAAAACCTCGACAGGATGCCGAAGCGGCGGCTTCGGCGCGGGGAGCCGGTATGAGAAAACATCCGTTTTTGATGGCGCTACTCCTGGTCGGGTCTGTCTTTGCCTTCTTTTTCGTTTCCGTCGTGGTGCTAGCCATGGTCTTCGGTCGGCCGACCGCCTTTCACGTTGGCGAGAAGGTTGCCGTGGTTGAAATTCAGGGAGTCATCTCCTCGTCTCGCGACATCATGGAGGAGCTGGTCGACTATCGGGAGAACCCGACGGTCAAGGCGGTGGTGCTGCGCATCAATTCCCCCGGTGGTGCTGTAGGCCCGGCACAGGAAATCTACGAAGAAGTCGGCAAACTGGCCAAGGTCAAGCCGGTTGTGGTGTCGATGGGAGCGGTAGCTGCTTCGGGCGGCTATTATGTCGCCGTGCCTGCCAGCCGCATTCTGGCCAATCCGGGTACGCTGACAGGGAGCATCGGCGTCATCATGCAGTTCACCAACATCGAGGAACTGCTGGCCAAGATAGGGCTGAAGAGTCAGGTGGTCAAAAGCGGAGCCCACAAGGACATCGGTTCGGTGACCCGGCCGATGACCGAGCAGGAGAGGGAGATTCTGCAACAGCTGATCGACGATGTGCACCAGCAGTTCGTCACGGCCATCGCCGAAGGTCGCAAGATGGATCTGAAGCGGGTCAAGGAGCTGGCCGATGGGCGGATCTATACCGGTCGGCAGGCGCTCAAGATCGGCCTTGTCGACGAACTCGGCAATCTGCAGGACGCCGTGGCGCTGGCCGGCAAGATGGGCGGCATCCAGGGACGGCCGCAGGTGATCTATCCCGCGTCCGATCGGCCCGGTTTGCTGCGCTATCTGCTCGAGGAAGGAAGGACACAGCTCGGTCAGGTCCTGAACGGGAAGGAACTGTCCGGACTCAAGTTTCTCTGGACTGGATTTTGATCAGGAGGTAGGCATGACCAAGAGTGAACTGATTGAAAAACTCTCCTACAATGCCGGGGGACTGAACAAGAAGGAAGCCGAGGTCGTGGTCAACACGATTTTCGAGAGTATCGGCAACGCCCTGGCCCAGGGAGATCGGGTCGAAATTCGCGGCTTCGGGTCGTTCACTGTCCGTGAGCGCGAAGCGCGTCAGGCCCGCAATCCCAAAAGCGGCGAAATCGTCTCTATCCCGGCCAAGAAAACGCCTTTTTTCAAGACGGGCAAGGAGTTGCGTGCCCGGGTCAACAACGGCAACGGCGCTTCCTGAACGGGAAGCGGTTCCCCCTGCAAGAACGAACGAAAGGCTCCGCGATTTCATCGCGGGGCCTTTTGCCGCAAGGTCGATCCGGGATGCCGGTCGCGGTTTCAGGCATGAACCCCTTTTTTCGTATCCGACTGGGCCGGCGGCCTGCTTCAGGCTTCCCGCTCCCGGGCGGGCTTGCTCACCACATGCCGACGCGGCCTGGGTCAAACTGTCTGTTGGTCATGACTGGAAACCGGCGTGCCGTGCATCCCAGAAACCTGGATTGATCTCTCCTTTCCTTTAATCTAGCATGGAAAACGCTCCTGTCAAAACGGGAGGATGATCCACGGTGGCTCAAGAGGGAGACGGAGTTTTCCAGTTGCCTGTAGCAGGCCCGAAGCACTTGATTTTTCACGTTGACGAAGCTCATCACGGGCAGCGTCTCGATCGCTTTCTGACGGCGGTCTGTCCAGCCATCAGCCGAGGTGACTGGAAAAGAATCATCTCTGTCGGCGGAGTCCATCTCGACGGCCGGCGGATGAGCCAGTGCTCGCTGCCCATTGCCGCCGGCTGTTCGGTCGAGGTCTTCATCGACGGCCGGCCGCTGGAGAAGTGGCTGCCGACAGATGAGCAGATACTCTGGCGGGACGACTATCTGCTGGCCCTGAACAAGCCGGCCGGCATCGACTGCCAGCCGACTCCGGCCCGGTTCCAGGGAACGGTCTACCAGGGAGTGCTCGATCTTCTGGGGCGCCGGCATCGCTTCGGCCGAAAGCCGGAGATCGGCATGGTCCAGCGCCTCGACCGCGACACCTCGGGGGTGATGGTTTTCAGTATCCATCCCCGGGCGCACCGCGGACTGACCCGGCAGTTTTCGGAGCACAGCGCCCGCAAGTTCTACCTGGCCCTGGTTCATGGCCGGCCGGAGGTCGAGAACGGTGAATTTCGCTCCTGCCTGGCCCGCATCCGGGCGACGAATCTGGTGCGTTCCGTCGAAAGGGGAGGACGGCATGCCCACACCCGATACCGGGTTCTGCAATCGTCCGAGCAGGCTTCGCTGGTATTGGTCGAGCCGGTCACCGGCCGGTCCCATCAGATCCGGGCGCATTTCTCCGAGGCTGGCTGTCCCCTCGTTGGTGACGTGAAATACGGCGGCGATCCTGCCCTGGCCGGCGTGGATCTGGCCGGCCACCTGCTGCATGCCTGGCGACTGGCGATAAACCATCCCGTGACCGGCGAGCCGATGGTACTGGCAGCGCCGCTGCCGGTTCTGTGGCGGCGACTGCTTGCATGTCTGGAGCTGGATTTGCCCGATGCATCGTCCGTCGGAGACATGGGGGGGCCGACTGTCGGTTCCGTCTGAACGAACAGCTGTTACAGCCGGCCTGTCATCTGGAGTAAACATGCTGACCTACCCGAATTTCGATCCTGTCATCGTTCGCGTCGGGCCGCTGGCGATCCGCTGGTACGGCCTGATGTATCTCATCGGTTTTGCCGCCGCCTGGTTTCTGATCGGATTTCTGGCCCGGAAACGGCAGCTCGATCTGACCGGAGACCGTCTGTCCGATCTCCTTTTTCACGGGGTGCTGGGCGTGATTCTCGGCGGCCGGATCGGTTACGTGATTTTCTACAATTTCGGATACTTCGTTCGCCATCCGCTCGAAATTTTCGCCGTCTGGCAGGGGGGGATGAGTTTTCACGGCGGACTGATCGGCGTGACGCTGGCCGGGCTATGGTTCTGCCGCAAAAACAGGCTGCCGCCGATGCTGACCGCCGATATCATTGCCACCAGTGCCACCATCGGGCTCGGTCTCGGTCGGCTGGGGAATTTCATCAATGGGGAGCTCTGGGGCCGGGTGACCGATGTCCCCTGGGGCATGGTCTTTCCGCAGGCCGGTCTGATGCCGCGTCATCCGAGCCAGCTCTACGAACTGGCTCTGGAGGGCGTCGTGCTCTTTCTGATTCTCTTCTGGCTGAATATGCGGCAGGTGTGGGAGGGGATCCCCTTTTTCACCTTCTTCCTCGGTTACGGCGTTTTCCGTTTCATCGTCGAGTTCTTTCGTCAGCCCGATCCGCAGCTCGGTTTCCTCTGGGGAGGAGCGACCATGGGACAGCTTCTCTCCCTGCCGATGGTGATTTTCGGCCTGGGCGGTCTGTGCTGGGTTTTCAAAAGGAGGGGCGGTTGATGCAGGTACGCGGTCTCGTCTACGACTGTGACGGGGTGCTGTTCGAAAGCCGCCGGGCCAACCTGGCCTATTACAACGCCATCCTGCAGGCATTCGGCCATGAGCCGGTGACCGAAGACCAGCAGGAGCTGGCCCGGCTCTGCCACACCGCCGACAGCGCCACGGTTCTGCGGCGGCTGCTCGGTCCCGGGTTGGCCGAGCGGGCGCTGGAGATGGCCTCCCGGCTCGACTATCGCCAGTTCATCGGTTTCATGTCCCCCGAGCCGGGCATG
This portion of the Geothermobacter ehrlichii genome encodes:
- a CDS encoding 30S ribosomal protein S1 translates to MVDNNELTNQENELLENEEVEDTEEMESFAELFENSLKDREIRRGNVVQGTVVQINSDSVIVDVGGKSEGVISISEFAGEDGEIDIKVGDTFDVMIESTENEAGLISLSKEKADRQKVWATLEEGAVVEGRIASRIKGGLTVDIGVNAFLPGSQVDLRPVRNLDKLIGETFQFKIIKLNKRRGNIVLSRRVLLEEERASLREETLKVLEEGKVMEGVVKNLTDYGAFIDLGGIDGLLHITDMSWGRVNHPSDILAVGDKINVKILKYDQEKERVSLGLKQITPDPWLSVADKYEIGAKVGGKVVSLTDYGAFVELEEGVEGLIHVSEMSWTKRVKHPNKILSVGDEVESVVLAVDTENRRISLGLKQVEPNPWDVVGEKFPAGTIIEGQVKNITDFGIFVGVDEGIDGLVHISDLSWTKRVKHPSELYKKGDVVKAVVLSIDRENERFSLGIKQLVPDPWTEIPQRYSPGTIIKGKVTSVTDFGIFLELEEGIEGLIHVSEISHEKVDTPKSFAQVGDELEACVLNVDTQDRKIALSIKQLDEQKQKAQINELIGAEKSATSNLGELLQGAFGKAGAKDKKD
- the sppA gene encoding signal peptide peptidase SppA, with the protein product MRKHPFLMALLLVGSVFAFFFVSVVVLAMVFGRPTAFHVGEKVAVVEIQGVISSSRDIMEELVDYRENPTVKAVVLRINSPGGAVGPAQEIYEEVGKLAKVKPVVVSMGAVAASGGYYVAVPASRILANPGTLTGSIGVIMQFTNIEELLAKIGLKSQVVKSGAHKDIGSVTRPMTEQEREILQQLIDDVHQQFVTAIAEGRKMDLKRVKELADGRIYTGRQALKIGLVDELGNLQDAVALAGKMGGIQGRPQVIYPASDRPGLLRYLLEEGRTQLGQVLNGKELSGLKFLWTGF
- a CDS encoding integration host factor subunit beta; this encodes MTKSELIEKLSYNAGGLNKKEAEVVVNTIFESIGNALAQGDRVEIRGFGSFTVREREARQARNPKSGEIVSIPAKKTPFFKTGKELRARVNNGNGAS
- a CDS encoding RluA family pseudouridine synthase, whose amino-acid sequence is MIFHVDEAHHGQRLDRFLTAVCPAISRGDWKRIISVGGVHLDGRRMSQCSLPIAAGCSVEVFIDGRPLEKWLPTDEQILWRDDYLLALNKPAGIDCQPTPARFQGTVYQGVLDLLGRRHRFGRKPEIGMVQRLDRDTSGVMVFSIHPRAHRGLTRQFSEHSARKFYLALVHGRPEVENGEFRSCLARIRATNLVRSVERGGRHAHTRYRVLQSSEQASLVLVEPVTGRSHQIRAHFSEAGCPLVGDVKYGGDPALAGVDLAGHLLHAWRLAINHPVTGEPMVLAAPLPVLWRRLLACLELDLPDASSVGDMGGPTVGSV
- the lgt gene encoding prolipoprotein diacylglyceryl transferase, translated to MTYPNFDPVIVRVGPLAIRWYGLMYLIGFAAAWFLIGFLARKRQLDLTGDRLSDLLFHGVLGVILGGRIGYVIFYNFGYFVRHPLEIFAVWQGGMSFHGGLIGVTLAGLWFCRKNRLPPMLTADIIATSATIGLGLGRLGNFINGELWGRVTDVPWGMVFPQAGLMPRHPSQLYELALEGVVLFLILFWLNMRQVWEGIPFFTFFLGYGVFRFIVEFFRQPDPQLGFLWGGATMGQLLSLPMVIFGLGGLCWVFKRRGG